From a single Methylosinus sp. H3A genomic region:
- a CDS encoding sensor histidine kinase, which translates to MTRRRSLALRLIVYLAIAQMGGMLLLVPITDFLISASGMAPGWEVAPDDWGEHRIYGLVAGSVTRAETGEAILEPSAALGAYLETNPQARYAAFDCSGVVLRGSSRELVDALGGLDRIRATTLKFKIPGDPDPRARGFLRRAPAASGACAIAAYSYRFAWDDLFAVAALFLTPHSAAVVAPAVLCALAIAWIVVRRGLAPLRSAAADVAAIDVNTLHRRIDVEEAPKEIAPFVEAVNDALTRLNAGMAAQRRFTANAAHELRTPIAIMRAHADNPDDAVFRRDMKRDIRRVQTIVEQLLATARFSMRDACADVDMDLGEAVLAMVADYTPLVIESGRRIEFEPPSEPTIVRADRWALECVVANLLDNALRAEPEGGVIEVRALSTAVVEVVDHGAGVPLAERDKIFEPFWRRDNKSNGTGLGLAISKTLAEQMGGSIGVDATSGGGATFRIGLRKSVVAPPIASFGRVEPQRAEGSVGARRGTA; encoded by the coding sequence ATGACGCGCCGGCGCTCGCTCGCGCTCCGCTTGATCGTCTATCTCGCGATCGCGCAGATGGGCGGCATGTTGCTTCTCGTGCCGATCACCGATTTCCTGATCTCCGCCTCCGGCATGGCTCCCGGCTGGGAGGTCGCGCCCGACGATTGGGGCGAGCATCGCATCTATGGATTGGTCGCCGGCTCGGTGACGCGCGCCGAGACGGGCGAGGCGATCCTTGAGCCGAGCGCTGCGCTGGGCGCCTATCTCGAGACCAATCCTCAGGCGCGTTACGCGGCTTTCGACTGCAGCGGCGTCGTGCTGCGCGGCTCCTCGCGCGAGCTCGTCGACGCGCTCGGCGGGCTCGATCGTATTCGCGCCACGACGCTGAAATTCAAGATTCCGGGCGATCCCGATCCACGCGCGCGCGGTTTCCTGCGGCGGGCGCCGGCCGCGTCCGGCGCATGCGCCATAGCGGCTTACAGCTATCGTTTCGCCTGGGACGATCTTTTCGCGGTCGCGGCCTTGTTTCTCACGCCGCACAGCGCCGCGGTCGTCGCGCCCGCCGTGCTATGCGCTCTCGCCATCGCATGGATCGTCGTTCGCCGCGGTCTCGCGCCGCTGCGATCCGCCGCGGCCGATGTGGCGGCGATCGATGTGAACACGCTGCACAGGCGCATAGACGTCGAGGAAGCGCCGAAAGAGATCGCGCCCTTCGTCGAAGCGGTCAATGACGCGCTGACGCGCCTCAATGCGGGAATGGCGGCGCAGCGCCGCTTCACCGCCAATGCGGCGCATGAGCTGCGCACGCCGATCGCAATCATGCGCGCGCATGCGGACAATCCTGACGACGCCGTCTTTCGTCGCGATATGAAGCGCGACATTCGTCGCGTGCAGACGATCGTCGAGCAATTATTGGCGACCGCGCGATTTTCCATGCGCGACGCCTGCGCCGATGTGGACATGGATCTCGGCGAGGCTGTTCTCGCCATGGTCGCCGATTATACGCCGCTTGTGATCGAGAGCGGACGGCGTATCGAATTCGAGCCGCCGTCGGAGCCGACCATCGTCAGAGCGGACAGATGGGCGCTCGAATGCGTCGTCGCCAATCTGCTCGACAATGCGCTGCGCGCCGAGCCGGAAGGCGGCGTCATCGAGGTCCGAGCGCTGTCGACGGCGGTGGTCGAGGTCGTCGACCACGGCGCCGGCGTTCCGCTCGCGGAACGCGACAAGATTTTCGAGCCGTTCTGGCGGCGCGACAATAAGAGCAATGGAACTGGTCTCGGCCTCGCGATCTCGAAGACGCTCGCCGAGCAGATGGGCGGATCGATCGGCGTGGATGCGACGAGCGGCGGCGGCGCGACCTTTCGAATTGGTCTGCGCAAGAGCGTCGTCGCGCCGCCGATCGCATCTTTCGGCCGGGTGGAGCCCCAGCGAGCGGAAGGCTCTGTCGGCGCGCGGCGCGGAACCGCTTGA
- a CDS encoding response regulator transcription factor: MRVLLVEDEAEMAHALALRLGRSGFIADHVGALGDAREALACHRYGLAILDRRLPDGDGLELLPELRRLQPDARILILTACEAVSERVSGLDAGADDYLAKPVDFDELMARVRACLRRAPGAVAPPVVIGRLSFDLAAREVRVDGEPAVLHRRELALLETLVRSAGRIVLRGRLVEEVYGFDDNVDVNALNILVSRLRKRLSDLGAEVEIHAARGIGYMLARASP, translated from the coding sequence ATGCGCGTTCTGCTAGTCGAGGACGAAGCGGAGATGGCGCATGCGCTCGCGCTGCGGCTCGGGCGCTCGGGTTTCATCGCCGATCATGTCGGCGCCTTGGGGGATGCGCGAGAGGCGCTCGCCTGCCATCGCTATGGGCTCGCCATTCTCGATCGTCGCTTGCCGGACGGCGACGGCCTCGAGCTTTTGCCCGAATTGCGCCGGCTGCAGCCGGACGCGCGGATTCTCATTCTGACCGCCTGCGAGGCGGTGAGCGAGCGCGTCAGCGGCCTCGACGCCGGCGCCGATGATTATCTCGCCAAGCCGGTTGATTTCGACGAATTGATGGCGCGCGTGCGCGCCTGTCTGCGCCGCGCCCCTGGAGCGGTCGCGCCGCCCGTGGTCATCGGCCGCCTCTCCTTCGATCTCGCGGCTCGCGAGGTTCGGGTCGACGGCGAGCCCGCCGTGCTGCATCGGCGCGAGCTCGCGCTGCTGGAGACGCTGGTGCGCAGCGCCGGCCGCATCGTGCTGCGTGGCCGGCTGGTCGAGGAGGTCTATGGCTTCGACGACAATGTCGACGTCAATGCGCTGAACATTCTGGTGTCGCGTTTGCGCAAGCGGTTGAGCGATCTCGGCGCCGAGGTCGAGATTCATGCGGCGCGCGGCATAGGCTATATGCTGGCGAGAGCCTCGCCATGA
- a CDS encoding DJ-1/PfpI family protein: MSDMDRRMDRRRFGEGIAAFATLLASGLPAASAGAAQAAAMPSHDMSSMPAHWMGKEKIAFLIYPGFTALDMVGPQYMLANLMGAKIEIVAKTKEPVRSDTGLVFTPSARFEDATAIDILCVPGGSTGTLDAMRDEATLVFLREAGRKASHVTSVCTGSLLLGSAGLLDGYRATSHWVTKPLLPIFGATPTAGRVVHDRNRITAEGVTAGLDFALALVAQLRDRTYAESVQLLAQYAPEPPFSAGEPDTAPRAVTTMIESMFVGLTKDMGEAGKTAFAKMRER; the protein is encoded by the coding sequence ATGAGCGACATGGACCGTCGTATGGATCGACGCCGCTTCGGTGAAGGAATCGCGGCTTTCGCAACGCTGCTCGCGAGCGGTCTGCCGGCCGCATCCGCGGGCGCGGCGCAGGCCGCCGCGATGCCCTCGCATGATATGTCCTCCATGCCCGCGCATTGGATGGGCAAGGAGAAAATCGCCTTTCTCATTTATCCGGGCTTCACTGCGCTCGACATGGTCGGGCCGCAATATATGCTCGCCAATCTGATGGGCGCGAAGATCGAGATCGTCGCCAAGACGAAAGAGCCCGTGCGCAGCGACACGGGACTCGTCTTCACGCCCTCGGCGCGCTTCGAGGATGCGACAGCGATCGACATTCTCTGCGTGCCCGGCGGCTCGACCGGCACGCTCGACGCCATGCGCGACGAGGCGACTCTGGTTTTTCTGCGCGAGGCGGGACGCAAGGCGAGCCATGTCACTTCCGTTTGCACGGGCTCGCTGCTGCTCGGCTCGGCGGGGCTGCTCGACGGCTATCGCGCGACCTCGCATTGGGTGACGAAGCCGCTGCTGCCGATCTTCGGCGCGACGCCGACCGCGGGACGCGTGGTGCATGATCGCAATCGGATCACGGCGGAAGGCGTGACCGCAGGGCTCGACTTCGCTCTCGCGCTCGTCGCGCAGCTTCGCGACCGCACTTATGCGGAAAGCGTGCAATTGCTGGCGCAATATGCGCCGGAGCCGCCCTTTTCGGCCGGCGAGCCGGATACGGCGCCGCGCGCGGTCACGACGATGATCGAGAGCATGTTCGTCGGTCTGACCAAGGACATGGGCGAAGCCGGAAAAACCGCCTTCGCCAAGATGCGCGAGCGTTGA
- a CDS encoding TonB-dependent siderophore receptor, which yields MLDRDLLRSVGANALAIVFLGGGALAQEALPPIDIDANRLRRGAETERQGPATVETTAGPVRGYQAQTATATRLATPIRELPLSIQVIPRKLIDDSQAISQSEAFRNVSGLHAVDPLFPGGIGPSLRGMRAERYVDGLPNYYDLGVRDLLANVERIEVLKGPASILFQGGASPIGGVVNIVSRMPTTERFAEAGVRAGGYRFVSPYIDVNQPLTADKSVLFRVTAQYESTHSNIDVVHRRSYSIDPTLKFVPSEDTSLTIQGHISRRDQPDYPGLPTTGTIDRSFYSLRPTSFLSNASIPDATTESSGVTVQFRHRFDETFSTFTSARWTSSRMYEPSQIPFGGNRPNYSVDPFFGAYGGPSQFVMLNTILGQQIEEFAITSNIVAKFDAGPTQNRLLVGGDFNRVWERGQLAAAYATGPDSSIYGLFGFPRPTDFRVPVFPLYAYPLPGQSGYSVFNQSNNQYQNAGATAQLQSTIFDRLHFLGALRVAMVDIDNYEGAYTPPRTFTTSETKVLPRAGVTYDLLDWLSVYGSYSQGLRAVTFFSGPNGAAPKPEGSEQFEAGVKLDGLYGLSGTLAYFDLKRTNVPTTTPGALTQTQAGEWHSSGFEADLVWQPTAEFSVLASYAHIDAKISRNANPKLQNVPLNLAPADSGRLWGNYAFTGALAGWSLGAGLYASSGQVIELGQPWTTSGYVVFDAALAYKHENFTFALNAKNLGDRRYLTAYPYLSGNVAQAEGRTFFVTVSARM from the coding sequence ATGCTCGATCGCGATCTTCTGCGAAGCGTCGGCGCGAATGCGCTGGCCATAGTCTTTCTCGGCGGCGGGGCGCTCGCCCAGGAAGCGCTGCCGCCGATCGACATCGACGCGAACCGCCTGCGGCGCGGCGCCGAGACGGAGCGGCAGGGGCCCGCGACCGTCGAGACGACGGCTGGCCCGGTGCGCGGCTATCAGGCGCAGACCGCGACGGCGACGCGGCTCGCGACGCCGATCCGCGAATTGCCTCTCTCGATACAGGTGATTCCGCGCAAGCTCATCGACGACAGCCAAGCCATTTCGCAGAGCGAGGCGTTCCGCAACGTCTCCGGCCTGCATGCGGTCGATCCGCTGTTCCCGGGCGGCATAGGCCCGAGCCTGCGCGGCATGCGCGCCGAGCGTTATGTCGACGGATTGCCGAACTATTATGATCTCGGCGTGCGCGACCTGCTCGCCAATGTCGAGCGTATAGAGGTGCTGAAAGGCCCGGCGAGCATATTGTTCCAGGGCGGCGCGAGCCCCATCGGCGGCGTCGTCAATATCGTGTCGCGAATGCCGACGACGGAGCGTTTCGCGGAAGCCGGCGTGCGCGCCGGCGGCTATCGATTCGTCAGCCCCTATATAGACGTCAATCAGCCGCTCACCGCCGACAAGAGCGTGCTGTTCCGCGTGACGGCGCAATATGAATCGACGCATTCCAACATAGACGTCGTGCATCGCCGCAGCTATTCGATCGACCCGACGCTGAAATTTGTCCCGAGCGAAGACACCTCGCTCACCATTCAAGGCCATATTTCGCGGCGCGATCAGCCCGATTATCCCGGCCTTCCGACGACGGGGACGATCGACCGCTCCTTCTATTCGCTGCGGCCGACGAGCTTTCTCTCGAATGCGAGCATCCCCGATGCGACGACGGAGTCCTCCGGCGTCACGGTCCAATTCAGACATCGCTTCGACGAGACTTTCTCGACCTTCACCAGCGCGCGTTGGACCTCTTCGCGAATGTACGAGCCATCGCAGATTCCCTTCGGCGGCAATCGGCCGAATTATTCGGTCGATCCCTTCTTCGGCGCCTATGGCGGGCCGAGCCAATTCGTCATGCTGAACACGATACTCGGGCAGCAGATCGAGGAATTCGCGATCACTTCCAATATCGTCGCCAAATTCGACGCCGGGCCGACGCAAAACCGACTGCTCGTCGGCGGCGATTTCAATCGCGTATGGGAGCGCGGGCAGCTCGCGGCGGCCTACGCCACAGGCCCGGATTCGAGCATCTACGGATTATTCGGCTTTCCGCGGCCGACGGATTTCCGTGTCCCGGTGTTTCCGCTCTACGCCTATCCGCTGCCCGGCCAGTCCGGCTATAGCGTCTTCAACCAGAGCAACAATCAATATCAGAACGCCGGCGCGACGGCGCAATTGCAGTCGACGATCTTCGATCGTCTGCACTTCCTCGGGGCCTTGCGCGTCGCCATGGTCGACATCGACAATTACGAAGGCGCCTACACGCCGCCGCGGACTTTCACGACGAGCGAGACCAAAGTGCTGCCGCGCGCCGGCGTGACCTATGATTTGCTCGATTGGCTGTCGGTTTACGGCAGCTATTCGCAGGGCCTGCGCGCCGTCACCTTCTTCAGCGGCCCCAACGGCGCGGCGCCAAAGCCGGAAGGCTCCGAGCAGTTCGAGGCGGGCGTCAAGCTCGACGGACTCTATGGCCTCTCCGGCACGCTCGCCTATTTCGATCTGAAGCGCACCAATGTGCCGACAACCACGCCCGGCGCCCTCACGCAGACGCAGGCTGGCGAGTGGCATTCCTCCGGCTTCGAGGCCGATCTCGTCTGGCAGCCGACCGCGGAATTTTCTGTTCTCGCGAGCTACGCCCATATCGACGCGAAAATTTCGCGCAATGCGAATCCGAAGCTGCAGAATGTGCCGCTCAATCTCGCGCCGGCGGATTCGGGGCGCCTGTGGGGCAATTACGCTTTCACCGGCGCGCTCGCGGGATGGTCGCTAGGCGCGGGCCTCTACGCCTCATCGGGACAGGTGATCGAGCTCGGCCAGCCCTGGACGACGAGCGGCTATGTCGTCTTCGACGCGGCGCTCGCCTATAAGCACGAGAATTTCACCTTCGCGCTCAACGCCAAGAATCTCGGCGATCGGCGCTATCTCACGGCCTATCCCTATCTCTCGGGAAATGTCGCGCAGGCCGAAGGACGAACCTTCTTCGTCACTGTCTCCGCGCGCATGTAG